From one Anaeromyxobacter diazotrophicus genomic stretch:
- a CDS encoding lysophospholipid acyltransferase family protein, which produces MSLLVPLVAIVAYALSIAAIAVWPPLVALTLLVTLPFDRNRAAAGRLLRLCGAFVSRSFPFWRIRLEGRWPEGRQAYVVVANHQSFLDIFLISNLPHEMKWVAKRSLFKIPWIGWAFWMVGDIAIERGDAASAAVVMAKAKDYLTHGMHVMLFPEGTRSRDGKMLPFKAGAFKLAVDAGVPILPIAVSGSAQGMPKGTPWVRPARLVVRVLEPVSTAAASAAEGREQVRRIAELRDDVRGRIERALADITGEAAPGQAAPAP; this is translated from the coding sequence GTGAGCCTCCTCGTCCCGCTGGTCGCGATCGTCGCCTACGCGCTGTCGATCGCGGCGATCGCCGTCTGGCCGCCCCTCGTCGCGCTGACGCTGCTCGTCACCCTCCCGTTCGACCGGAACCGCGCCGCCGCCGGCCGGCTCCTGCGGCTCTGCGGGGCGTTCGTCTCCCGCAGCTTCCCGTTCTGGCGCATCCGGCTGGAGGGGCGCTGGCCGGAGGGCCGGCAGGCGTACGTGGTGGTCGCGAATCACCAGTCGTTCCTCGACATCTTCCTCATCTCGAACCTCCCGCACGAGATGAAGTGGGTGGCGAAGCGCTCGCTCTTCAAGATCCCGTGGATCGGCTGGGCGTTCTGGATGGTCGGGGACATCGCCATCGAGCGCGGCGACGCCGCCAGCGCGGCCGTCGTGATGGCGAAGGCGAAGGACTACCTCACCCACGGCATGCACGTGATGCTCTTCCCCGAGGGGACGCGCTCGCGCGACGGCAAGATGCTCCCGTTCAAGGCGGGCGCCTTCAAGCTGGCCGTCGACGCCGGCGTGCCGATCCTCCCCATCGCCGTCTCCGGCAGCGCGCAGGGCATGCCGAAGGGGACGCCCTGGGTTCGCCCGGCGCGGCTGGTGGTGCGCGTCCTCGAGCCCGTCTCCACCGCCGCCGCGTCCGCCGCCGAGGGGCGCGAGCAGGTGCGCCGCATCGCCGAGCTCCGCGACGACGTGCGGGGGCGGATCGAGCGGGCGCTGGCGGACATCACCGGCGAAGCCGCCCCCGGCCAGGCGGCGCCTGCCCCCTGA
- a CDS encoding hydrogenase maturation nickel metallochaperone HypA/HybF — MHEYSLVEALIRRVEEEARSRRAVAIHGLKVSLGELAGVDPELFQTAFETFRQGTLCERTALEVVHYPARWVCPRCGKTFARGDILRCEPCGAPAQLTPQSDALLLDAIDMEIP; from the coding sequence ATGCACGAGTACTCGCTCGTCGAGGCGCTCATCCGGCGCGTGGAGGAGGAGGCGCGGAGCCGCCGCGCCGTCGCCATCCACGGCCTCAAGGTGAGCCTGGGGGAGCTGGCCGGCGTCGACCCGGAGCTCTTCCAGACCGCCTTCGAGACCTTCCGCCAGGGCACGCTCTGCGAGCGGACCGCGCTCGAGGTGGTGCACTACCCCGCCCGCTGGGTCTGCCCCCGCTGCGGCAAGACCTTCGCGCGCGGCGACATCCTCCGCTGCGAGCCGTGCGGCGCGCCGGCCCAGCTCACCCCGCAGAGCGACGCCCTGCTCCTCGACGCCATCGACATGGAGATCCCCTGA
- the hypD gene encoding hydrogenase formation protein HypD: MALQVEAQELKFRDPARARELAQALEREVKAIGRSPVNVMHVCGSHEQAIARFGLRAAFPRDLSVIMGPGCPVCVTDTPEVDEAVALAAMGARVCTYGDMLKLPGAQKSLGDAQADGGKVEVVYSVSQAVEVAKRHPLEQVVFFASGFETTAVATAAVLLAGVPDNFSVLSSHKYVPAAMEVVSAMPETHIEGYIAAGHAAIITGWEIFVPFARKTGAPVVVAGFEPLDVLAALVKLVELIKERRPEVANMYPRCVTREGNQPAQEKLWKVFQTTTGDWRGIARVPSGNLDLRPEWAHVDARKRFRIDTSLVGGKVENELAKQCLCGDIMSGLKNPHDCKLFGKECRPDSPVGACMVSSEGACRIWHQYGGIPDLREVG, translated from the coding sequence ATGGCGCTCCAGGTGGAGGCCCAGGAGCTGAAGTTCCGCGACCCGGCCCGCGCGCGCGAGCTGGCGCAGGCGCTCGAGCGCGAGGTGAAGGCCATCGGCCGCTCGCCGGTGAACGTCATGCACGTGTGCGGCAGCCACGAGCAGGCCATCGCCCGCTTCGGCCTGCGCGCCGCCTTCCCGCGCGACCTCTCGGTCATCATGGGCCCCGGCTGCCCGGTCTGCGTCACCGACACCCCCGAGGTGGACGAGGCGGTGGCGCTCGCGGCCATGGGCGCCCGCGTCTGCACCTACGGCGACATGCTGAAGCTGCCCGGCGCGCAGAAGTCGCTCGGCGACGCGCAGGCCGACGGCGGCAAGGTCGAGGTCGTCTACAGCGTCTCGCAGGCGGTGGAGGTGGCGAAGCGCCACCCGCTGGAGCAGGTGGTCTTCTTCGCGAGCGGGTTCGAGACCACCGCCGTCGCGACGGCCGCGGTGCTGCTCGCCGGCGTCCCCGACAACTTCTCGGTGCTCTCCTCGCACAAGTACGTGCCGGCCGCCATGGAGGTGGTGTCGGCCATGCCGGAGACGCACATCGAGGGCTACATCGCCGCCGGCCACGCCGCCATCATCACCGGCTGGGAGATCTTCGTCCCCTTCGCGCGGAAGACCGGCGCGCCGGTGGTGGTGGCCGGCTTCGAGCCGCTCGACGTGCTGGCCGCGCTGGTGAAGCTGGTCGAGCTCATCAAGGAGCGCCGGCCCGAGGTGGCGAACATGTACCCGCGCTGCGTCACCCGCGAGGGGAACCAGCCGGCGCAGGAGAAGCTCTGGAAGGTCTTCCAGACCACCACCGGCGACTGGCGCGGCATCGCGCGCGTGCCGTCGGGGAACCTGGACCTCCGGCCGGAGTGGGCGCACGTGGACGCGCGCAAGCGGTTCCGCATCGACACGAGCCTGGTCGGCGGCAAGGTCGAGAACGAGCTCGCGAAGCAGTGCCTCTGCGGCGACATCATGTCGGGGCTCAAGAACCCGCACGACTGCAAGCTCTTCGGCAAGGAGTGCCGCCCCGACTCGCCGGTGGGCGCGTGCATGGTCTCCTCGGAGGGCGCCTGCCGCATCTGGCACCAGTACGGCGGCATCCCCGATCTTCGAGAGGTGGGCTAG
- the hypE gene encoding hydrogenase expression/formation protein HypE, whose translation MAGPDRVALKHGAGGRAMRALIEDVFLPLGGPVDGVGLSAMDDGAALRVGDQWLVVTTDSHVVQPIFFPGGDIGRISVCGTVNDLAMMGATEPLGLTCAVVIEEGFPREALERIRDSMKRACEEAGVTIVTGDTKVMGKGEVDGIVLNTAGFALARRIVRDDGLRPGDRIIVTGTVGDHGMAVMTRRRDLQIEGDLRSDVAPLNGLVRAALQAGGEAVVAMKDPTRGGLASVLHEFAQKAKVGVVLDGPSVPVTHEVQAAAEMLGIDPLVVANEGKAVLGVRPEAVDRVLAALRAHPQGRRAAVVGTAVAERPGNVILDTGLGRRLLAESDGEPLPRIC comes from the coding sequence ATGGCCGGTCCGGATCGCGTCGCCCTGAAGCACGGAGCGGGGGGGCGCGCCATGCGCGCGCTCATCGAGGACGTCTTCCTGCCGCTGGGGGGCCCGGTGGACGGCGTCGGGCTGTCCGCCATGGACGACGGCGCCGCGCTGCGCGTCGGCGACCAGTGGCTCGTCGTCACCACCGACTCGCACGTGGTGCAGCCCATCTTCTTCCCGGGCGGCGACATCGGCCGCATCTCCGTCTGCGGCACCGTCAACGACCTCGCCATGATGGGCGCCACCGAGCCGCTCGGCCTCACCTGCGCGGTGGTGATCGAGGAGGGCTTCCCGCGCGAGGCGCTGGAGCGGATCCGCGACTCGATGAAGCGCGCCTGCGAGGAGGCCGGCGTCACCATCGTCACCGGCGACACCAAGGTGATGGGCAAGGGCGAGGTGGACGGGATCGTCCTCAACACGGCCGGGTTCGCGCTCGCGCGGCGGATCGTGCGGGACGACGGGCTCCGGCCCGGCGACCGGATCATCGTCACCGGCACGGTCGGCGACCACGGCATGGCGGTCATGACGCGGCGCCGCGACCTCCAGATCGAGGGCGACCTGCGCTCCGACGTGGCGCCGCTGAACGGCCTCGTCCGGGCGGCGCTCCAGGCGGGCGGTGAGGCGGTGGTGGCCATGAAGGACCCCACCCGCGGCGGGCTCGCCTCGGTGCTGCACGAGTTCGCGCAGAAGGCGAAGGTCGGGGTGGTCCTCGACGGCCCGTCGGTGCCGGTCACCCACGAGGTGCAGGCCGCCGCCGAGATGCTCGGCATCGACCCGCTGGTGGTGGCGAACGAGGGCAAGGCGGTGCTGGGCGTCCGGCCGGAGGCGGTCGACCGCGTGCTGGCGGCGCTCCGGGCGCACCCGCAGGGGCGGCGGGCGGCGGTGGTGGGCACCGCCGTCGCCGAGCGCCCCGGCAACGTCATCCTCGACACCGGCCTCGGCCGGCGGCTCCTCGCCGAGAGCGACGGCGAGCCGCTGCCGCGCATCTGCTAG
- a CDS encoding pyridoxal phosphate-dependent aminotransferase, with protein MSDEHRSHVHAFRTVPRTGVIYATTEATKLGYSQRDPAWCNLGQGQPETGPLPDSPPRVHQVAVDVDDQEYAPVPGIWELREAIAGLYNQLYRRGMPSQYAAENVAVSGGGRTALTRAAAALGHVNLGHFLPDYTAYEELLDIFKAFTAIPILLEGERGYAFTADDLRREIGGRGLSALLASNPCNPTGKLVQGDELARWVGVARDLDCTLLLDEFYSHYIWTGAPGRLPVESAARYVEDVDRDPVVVFDGLTKNWRYPGWRVTWTVGPRSVIEAVGSAGSFLDGGGSRPLQRAAIPLLAEEQVKAETLAIHRTFGEKRARMLRRLEAMGVRTDRAPDGTFYVWGSVAHLPPPLSDGMGFFREALKRQVICVPGEFFDVNPGKRRSRAGSRFRQYVRFSFGPALPVLETALGRLEEMIRDASSR; from the coding sequence ATGAGCGACGAACACCGCAGCCACGTCCACGCCTTCCGCACCGTCCCGCGGACGGGCGTCATCTACGCCACCACCGAGGCGACGAAGCTCGGCTACTCGCAGCGCGACCCCGCCTGGTGCAACCTGGGGCAGGGGCAGCCCGAGACCGGCCCGCTCCCCGACTCGCCGCCGCGGGTGCACCAGGTGGCGGTGGACGTCGACGACCAGGAGTACGCGCCGGTCCCCGGGATCTGGGAGCTGCGCGAGGCGATCGCCGGCCTCTACAACCAGCTCTACCGCCGGGGGATGCCCTCGCAGTACGCCGCCGAGAACGTGGCCGTCTCGGGCGGCGGGCGGACCGCGCTCACCCGCGCCGCGGCGGCGCTCGGCCACGTGAACCTCGGCCACTTCCTGCCCGACTACACCGCCTACGAGGAGCTGCTCGACATCTTCAAGGCGTTCACCGCCATCCCCATCCTGCTCGAGGGGGAGCGCGGCTACGCCTTCACCGCGGACGACCTCCGGCGCGAGATCGGCGGCCGCGGCCTGTCGGCGCTGCTCGCCTCGAACCCCTGCAACCCGACCGGCAAGCTGGTACAGGGCGACGAGCTCGCCCGCTGGGTGGGCGTCGCGCGCGATCTCGACTGCACGCTGCTCCTCGACGAGTTCTACTCTCACTACATCTGGACCGGAGCGCCCGGCCGGCTGCCGGTGGAGAGCGCCGCCCGGTACGTGGAGGACGTGGACCGCGACCCGGTGGTGGTGTTCGACGGGCTCACCAAGAACTGGCGCTACCCTGGCTGGCGGGTCACCTGGACGGTGGGCCCGCGCTCGGTCATCGAGGCGGTGGGGAGCGCCGGCTCCTTCCTCGACGGCGGCGGCTCGCGCCCGCTGCAGCGCGCCGCCATCCCGCTCCTGGCCGAGGAGCAGGTCAAGGCGGAGACGCTCGCCATCCACCGCACCTTCGGGGAGAAGCGGGCGCGCATGCTGCGCCGCCTCGAGGCGATGGGGGTCCGGACCGACCGCGCGCCGGACGGGACCTTCTACGTGTGGGGCTCGGTGGCGCACCTGCCGCCGCCGCTCTCGGACGGGATGGGGTTCTTCCGGGAGGCGCTGAAGCGCCAGGTGATCTGCGTCCCCGGCGAGTTCTTCGACGTGAACCCCGGCAAGCGGCGCAGCCGCGCCGGCTCGCGCTTCCGCCAGTACGTCCGCTTCTCGTTCGGGCCGGCGCTGCCGGTGCTGGAGACGGCGCTCGGCCGGCTCGAGGAGATGATCCGCGACGCTTCGTCGCGGTGA
- a CDS encoding HypC/HybG/HupF family hydrogenase formation chaperone: MCLGVPGKVLEVNGLEATVDFFGVKKLLRLDIVDEPVAVGDYVLNHVGFAIRRIPPDEVGVTLELFEQVLKDAAAGDLMAEDVRGEMAAGAKVPEKA, translated from the coding sequence ATGTGTCTCGGGGTCCCAGGCAAGGTGCTCGAGGTGAACGGCCTCGAGGCGACGGTCGACTTCTTCGGCGTGAAGAAGCTGCTCCGCCTCGACATCGTCGACGAGCCGGTGGCGGTCGGCGACTACGTGCTGAACCACGTCGGCTTCGCCATCCGGCGCATCCCGCCGGACGAGGTGGGCGTGACGCTGGAGCTGTTCGAGCAGGTCCTCAAGGACGCCGCGGCGGGCGACCTCATGGCCGAGGACGTCCGCGGCGAGATGGCGGCCGGCGCCAAGGTCCCGGAGAAGGCCTGA
- the hypB gene encoding hydrogenase nickel incorporation protein HypB, with protein MCTTCGCGDPELVPVELHEKILAGNDRIAAHNREHFREAGVLALNIMGSPGSGKTALLEASARVLGGVRLGAVSADLATDNDAQRLSRAGIPSKAITTGQACHLDAELVHRSLHDFPWRELDVFFIENVGNLVCPAIYDLGQEANVVALSVTEGEDKPLKYPVMFQKADLVLVTKVDLVPHLDFDLPRLEDNLRRVMPDPKVLRVSARTGEGMQAWKAWLEARRAPVVAGRSKEARPHEHAHAHPHEHTHEHAHAHGATTHSHPHAHQHAHAHEHHGAEERHQHGGGDHGHEGSGHDHEH; from the coding sequence ATGTGCACCACCTGTGGCTGCGGTGACCCCGAGCTCGTGCCGGTCGAGCTCCACGAGAAGATCCTGGCCGGCAACGACCGCATCGCGGCCCACAACCGCGAGCACTTCCGCGAGGCGGGGGTGCTGGCCCTCAACATCATGGGCTCGCCCGGCTCGGGGAAGACCGCGCTCCTCGAGGCGAGCGCCCGCGTGCTCGGCGGCGTCCGGCTGGGCGCCGTCTCGGCCGACCTCGCCACCGACAACGACGCCCAGCGCCTCTCGAGGGCCGGCATCCCGTCGAAGGCCATCACCACCGGCCAGGCCTGCCACCTCGACGCCGAGCTGGTGCACCGCTCGCTGCACGACTTCCCCTGGCGGGAGCTCGACGTCTTCTTCATCGAGAACGTCGGGAACCTCGTCTGCCCCGCCATCTACGACCTGGGGCAGGAGGCGAACGTGGTCGCGCTCTCCGTGACCGAGGGCGAGGACAAGCCGCTCAAGTACCCGGTCATGTTCCAGAAGGCCGACCTGGTGCTGGTGACGAAGGTCGACCTCGTGCCCCACCTCGACTTCGACCTGCCGCGCCTCGAGGACAACCTGCGGCGCGTCATGCCCGACCCGAAGGTCCTGCGCGTCTCGGCGCGGACCGGCGAGGGGATGCAGGCCTGGAAGGCCTGGCTGGAGGCGCGGCGGGCCCCGGTCGTGGCGGGGAGGTCGAAGGAGGCCCGCCCGCACGAGCACGCGCACGCCCACCCCCACGAGCACACGCACGAGCACGCTCACGCGCACGGGGCGACGACGCACTCGCACCCGCACGCCCACCAGCACGCCCACGCCCACGAGCACCACGGCGCCGAGGAGCGCCACCAGCACGGCGGCGGCGACCACGGGCACGAGGGCTCGGGGCACGACCACGAGCACTGA
- a CDS encoding hemerythrin domain-containing protein, with amino-acid sequence MDAVQLVKQDHRTVEQLFKQFERAEKAERTAEMRRVVEKVVKELSVHAAIEEQVLYPALRRGDASTEDEVLEALEEHHLVKLTLLELEKMSPEDERYCAKMTVLMESVRHHVEEEESELLPRLAKAFPPRDRKELGALLEQAKKAAPTHPHSGAPDSPPGNLLAGALSALLDKGRDALREAADRGRKMARSRSREVKGRARKAMASGRSAMEKGRAMVREVTGGEASPPQA; translated from the coding sequence ATGGACGCCGTCCAGCTCGTCAAGCAGGACCACCGCACGGTGGAGCAGCTCTTCAAGCAGTTCGAGCGCGCGGAGAAGGCCGAGAGGACGGCCGAGATGCGGCGCGTGGTGGAGAAGGTGGTGAAGGAGCTCTCCGTCCACGCCGCGATCGAGGAGCAGGTGCTCTACCCGGCGCTGCGCCGCGGCGACGCGTCCACCGAGGACGAGGTGCTCGAGGCGCTCGAGGAGCACCACCTCGTGAAGCTGACGCTCCTCGAGCTCGAGAAGATGAGCCCGGAGGACGAGCGGTACTGCGCCAAGATGACCGTGCTCATGGAGAGCGTGCGGCACCACGTGGAGGAGGAGGAGTCCGAGCTCCTGCCGCGCCTCGCCAAGGCCTTCCCGCCGCGAGACCGCAAGGAGCTGGGGGCGCTGCTGGAGCAGGCGAAGAAGGCCGCCCCGACGCACCCGCATTCCGGCGCGCCCGACAGCCCGCCCGGGAACCTCCTCGCCGGCGCGCTCTCGGCGCTGCTCGACAAGGGCCGGGACGCCCTGCGCGAGGCCGCCGACCGGGGGCGCAAGATGGCGCGGTCCCGCTCGCGCGAGGTGAAGGGGCGCGCCCGCAAGGCGATGGCCTCCGGCCGGTCGGCGATGGAGAAGGGCCGGGCCATGGTGCGCGAGGTGACCGGGGGCGAGGCCTCGCCGCCGCAGGCGTGA
- a CDS encoding Fpg/Nei family DNA glycosylase: MPELPDLESYAEALRERVLGEPLAAVRLASPFLLRTAEPPLRAVEGRRVREVRRVGKRLVLALDGELFLALHLMIAGRLRWIDAGGKRPARAGAPLATFEFPRGTLLLTEAGTKRRAALHLLQGEAALAALDRGGAEPLALDRTAFAAVLRRENHTLKRALTDPRLFSGIGNAYSDEILHRARLSPVKLTSRLAEDEVGRLHDAARAVLGEWTARLRAERRGGFPEQVTAFRPEFAVHGRHRQPCPVCGAPVQRIVHAEHETNYCPRCQTGGQILSDRSLARLLKEDWPRTLEELESRPGLGLRSGPPPAGG, translated from the coding sequence GTGCCCGAGCTGCCCGACCTCGAGAGCTACGCCGAGGCGCTGCGCGAGCGCGTCCTGGGGGAGCCGCTCGCCGCGGTGAGGCTCGCGAGCCCGTTTCTCCTCCGCACGGCCGAGCCCCCGCTGCGCGCGGTGGAGGGGCGCCGCGTCCGCGAGGTGCGGCGGGTCGGCAAGCGGCTCGTGCTGGCGCTCGACGGCGAGCTGTTCCTGGCCCTCCACCTCATGATCGCCGGCCGGCTGCGCTGGATCGACGCCGGCGGGAAGCGGCCCGCCCGCGCCGGCGCGCCGCTCGCCACCTTCGAGTTCCCGCGCGGCACGCTCCTCCTCACCGAGGCGGGCACGAAGCGGCGCGCCGCGCTCCACCTCCTCCAGGGCGAGGCGGCGCTGGCGGCGCTCGACCGCGGCGGCGCCGAGCCGCTCGCGCTCGACCGGACCGCGTTCGCCGCGGTGCTGCGGCGCGAGAACCACACACTGAAGCGCGCGCTCACCGACCCGCGCCTCTTCTCCGGCATCGGCAACGCCTACTCGGACGAGATCCTCCACCGCGCCCGGCTCTCGCCGGTGAAGCTCACCTCGCGCCTCGCGGAGGACGAGGTGGGCCGGCTCCACGACGCGGCGCGCGCGGTGCTGGGCGAGTGGACGGCGCGCCTGCGCGCCGAACGCCGCGGCGGCTTCCCGGAGCAGGTCACCGCCTTCCGGCCCGAGTTTGCGGTGCACGGCCGCCACCGGCAGCCCTGCCCGGTCTGCGGCGCGCCGGTGCAGCGCATCGTCCACGCCGAGCACGAGACGAACTACTGCCCGCGCTGCCAGACCGGCGGGCAGATCCTCTCGGATCGATCGCTGGCGCGGCTGCTCAAGGAAGACTGGCCGCGCACGCTGGAGGAGCTCGAGAGCAGACCGGGGCTCGGGCTGCGGAGCGGGCCGCCGCCTGCCGGCGGCTGA
- the hypF gene encoding carbamoyltransferase HypF, producing the protein MPPPSPPAEGLRITIRGTVQGVGMRPFVYRVAGVEGVRGRVRNDARGVTIEAFAGAEALRRFVARLEAERPPAARFDALACERIPDEPVEGFAIVESEGAAAAAPRVSIPPDLATCPDCLRELFDPADRRYRYPFTNCTSCGPRFTIARGVPYDRALTTMAPFALCPACRREYEDPRDRRFHAEPNACPACGPHLALLAPDGRPLAEREEALAAAVQALREGRIVAVKGVGGFHLACDARAPAAVARLRLRKRREEKPLAVMPRDLAEAELLCELGDAERRLLTSPERPIVLAPRRDGCDVAPEVAPDTPLLGLLLPYAPLHHLLLEGVRRPLVMTSANLSEEPIAYRDGEAVARLSGVADLLLVHDREIETRADDSVARVVAGAPVLLRRSRGYAPRPVRLARALGRPVLAVGALLKNTFCLGVGDAAHLGPHIGDLENLETLASFEGAVARLEQFLRARPALLAHDLHPDFTSTRYALERARAEGLPAVAVQHHHAHAAGCMAEHGLEGPALALTWDGTGLGDDGAAWGGELLLARYGGYERLATFRPVALAGGDKAIREPWRVALAALDDAFGGAPPLEALPLFRAAPAGEVALVRQMIARGFNAPPAHGAGRLFDAAAALALARPRAGYEGQLAMALEAVAGGTSPGRYAFHVDTSTAPWQLDWRPLVRELAGDVVAGRPAGLVAARFHGALVAAAAELVRLAAARHGRLPVVLSGGCFANARLAEGIIHELSGVFQVYLPRAAPPGDGGIALGQAVVADARAGA; encoded by the coding sequence GTGCCCCCTCCTTCACCCCCGGCGGAAGGCCTCCGCATCACCATCCGCGGCACGGTGCAGGGCGTCGGGATGCGCCCGTTCGTGTACCGGGTGGCCGGGGTGGAGGGGGTGCGCGGCCGCGTCCGGAACGACGCGCGCGGCGTGACCATCGAGGCCTTCGCCGGCGCCGAGGCGCTGCGCCGGTTCGTGGCGCGGCTCGAGGCGGAGCGCCCGCCCGCGGCGCGCTTCGACGCGCTCGCCTGCGAGCGCATCCCGGACGAGCCGGTCGAGGGCTTCGCCATCGTGGAGAGCGAGGGCGCGGCCGCGGCGGCGCCGCGCGTCTCGATCCCGCCCGATCTCGCCACCTGCCCCGACTGCCTGCGCGAGCTCTTCGACCCGGCCGACCGGCGCTACCGCTACCCGTTCACGAACTGCACCAGCTGCGGGCCGCGCTTCACCATCGCCCGGGGCGTGCCCTACGACCGCGCGCTCACCACCATGGCGCCGTTCGCCCTCTGCCCCGCCTGCCGGCGCGAGTACGAGGACCCGCGCGACCGGCGCTTCCACGCCGAGCCGAACGCCTGCCCCGCCTGCGGCCCGCACCTCGCGCTGCTCGCGCCCGACGGACGGCCGCTGGCCGAGCGCGAGGAGGCGCTCGCCGCCGCGGTCCAGGCGCTGCGCGAGGGCCGGATCGTGGCGGTGAAGGGCGTGGGCGGCTTCCACCTCGCCTGCGACGCGCGCGCGCCGGCGGCGGTGGCGCGGCTCCGGCTGCGCAAGCGGCGCGAGGAGAAGCCGCTCGCGGTCATGCCGCGCGACCTGGCCGAGGCGGAGCTCCTCTGCGAGCTCGGCGACGCCGAGCGCCGCCTCCTCACCTCGCCCGAGCGGCCCATCGTGCTCGCGCCGCGCCGCGACGGGTGCGACGTCGCGCCCGAGGTCGCCCCCGACACGCCGCTCCTCGGCCTGCTCTTGCCCTACGCGCCGCTCCACCACCTCCTGCTCGAGGGCGTGCGCCGCCCGCTCGTCATGACGAGCGCGAACCTGTCGGAGGAGCCCATCGCCTACCGCGACGGCGAGGCGGTGGCGCGCCTCTCCGGCGTCGCCGACCTCCTGCTCGTCCACGACCGCGAGATCGAGACCCGCGCCGACGACTCGGTGGCGCGGGTGGTGGCAGGCGCGCCGGTGCTGCTGCGCCGGTCGCGAGGGTACGCGCCGCGCCCGGTGCGGCTGGCGCGCGCGCTCGGGCGCCCGGTGCTGGCGGTGGGGGCGCTCCTCAAGAACACCTTCTGCCTCGGGGTGGGCGACGCGGCGCACCTCGGCCCGCACATCGGCGACCTCGAGAACCTCGAGACGCTCGCGTCCTTCGAGGGGGCGGTGGCGCGCCTGGAGCAGTTCCTGCGCGCGCGGCCGGCGCTCCTCGCCCACGACCTCCACCCCGACTTCACCTCCACCCGCTACGCGCTGGAGCGCGCGCGCGCGGAGGGCCTGCCCGCCGTCGCCGTACAGCACCACCACGCGCACGCCGCGGGCTGCATGGCCGAGCACGGGCTCGAGGGCCCCGCGCTCGCGCTCACCTGGGACGGCACCGGCCTCGGCGACGACGGCGCGGCCTGGGGCGGCGAGCTCCTGCTCGCGCGCTACGGCGGCTACGAGCGGCTCGCCACCTTCCGGCCGGTGGCGCTCGCCGGCGGCGACAAGGCCATCCGGGAGCCGTGGCGCGTCGCGCTGGCGGCGCTCGACGACGCCTTCGGGGGCGCCCCGCCGCTCGAGGCCCTGCCGCTCTTCCGGGCGGCGCCGGCGGGAGAGGTGGCGCTGGTGCGGCAGATGATCGCGCGCGGCTTCAACGCCCCGCCCGCGCACGGCGCCGGCCGGCTCTTCGACGCGGCGGCCGCGCTGGCGCTGGCCCGCCCGCGCGCCGGCTACGAGGGGCAGCTGGCGATGGCGCTCGAGGCCGTGGCCGGCGGCACCTCGCCTGGCCGCTACGCCTTCCACGTCGACACCTCGACGGCGCCCTGGCAGCTCGACTGGCGGCCGCTCGTGCGCGAGCTCGCCGGGGACGTGGTGGCCGGCCGGCCCGCCGGGCTTGTCGCGGCGCGCTTCCACGGGGCCCTGGTGGCCGCGGCCGCGGAGCTCGTCCGCCTCGCCGCGGCGCGGCACGGCCGCCTGCCGGTCGTGCTCTCCGGCGGCTGCTTCGCCAACGCCCGGCTCGCCGAGGGCATCATCCACGAGCTGTCAGGTGTTTTTCAGGTATACCTGCCGCGCGCCGCCCCGCCTGGGGATGGGGGCATCGCGCTCGGGCAGGCGGTCGTCGCGGACGCGCGCGCTGGCGCGTGA